The genomic segment AGTTGAATAAAAGTTTTTTACTTTTGTCGCCCTCGTCTTATTAAGGGGGGAAAAAGAAAATTGTTCCTATTTCTATATAGACATTTATTAGGATTTGACAGACCCTCTCCCTAAATTCCCCCCTTAATAAGGGGGGATGCCGAAGGCAGGGGGGATATTTAAAGACACAGGAGCACTCAATTTCACATATTTACTGTATGTTGCTGACTTAACGACATAACCGAATTAATCTAAATCAAGTTAATCCTGTCGAGCGAATCACGGTTCAGACCGGTATTCCATCAACTTCTTCACCGCCGCAACAATCTCTCCGGCATCCGGGACGCAGGCGTTCTCGAGTGCGGCATTGTAAGGTATAGGAGTGATTTTGCCGGATACCCTCATGATAGGCGCTTTAAGATACATAAATGCTTCCTCGGCCGCGAAAGCCGCGATGTCGGAAGCCACCGATCCCCTTTTCACCGCTTCGTTCACCACCACCAGCCTTCCGGTCTTTTTCACCGAATCCAGTATGGCTTTACGGTCCAGAGGCACCAGGGTTCGGAGATCCAGGACATCGCAGGAAATGCCTTCATGTGCGAGAATTTCCGCCGCTTCCAGAGATTTCAACGCCATAAGTGAGTAACTTACCAGGGTGCAGTCCGTTCCCTCACGGCGCAGAGCAGCCTCTCCGAAAGGTATGGTATAGTCCTCTTCCGGAACCTCGCCTTCCGTTTCGTAAAGGAGCTTGTGCTCAATGAACACCACCGGAGAATCGTCCCTGATGGCGGTTTTCAAAAGCCCTTTGGCATCGCGGGGAGTCGAAGGCATGACCACTTTCAATCCGGGGATATGATAGAAGAAGGCTTCGAGCGACTGGCTGTGCTGGATGGAGAGGCCGTGATCCGCGCCCCCCTGGGTTCGGAATACCAGGGGAACTTTGCCGCCGGTGATGAACGGGTACTTGGCCGCCTGGTTGACCATCATATCCAAAGCCAGGGTGGTGAAATCGATGGACATGATCTCCACAATCGGTCGTTTCCCCTGAATGGCCGCTCCGACAGCCATGCCGGTCACCGAAGCTTCAGCTATGGGGGTGTCGATAACCCGCCCGGGGCCGAATTCTTCCAGAAGGGTGCGGGTGACTCCATACGACCCGCCGCGCACCGCTATTCCCTGCCCCAGGATGAATACCCGGTCATCCCGGCGCATCTCTTCACGGATGGCTTCATTCAGCGCTTCACGGTACAACAGCTTTCTCGGCACACTTACTCCTAATTTCTATATATTGAAACCTTCGATTTATAAATGATAACAGCTTTAGGTGCACTTCTTTTTTGACAGGATTTACAAGATTTAACAAGATTTTATTTCTTGTTTTCTTCTAATCCTGTGAATCATGTTAATCCTGTCTAAATTTTCTTTCCCCTTTTTGCTTTTCTTCCTTAGCGAACTTTGCGCTCTTTGCGAGAGTAAATCTTTTATTCTGTCTTCTGACTTCTGTCTCCTGTCCTTATTCATATATCTGTATTTCTCTCAGAAACTCATCAACCGGCGGCTCCGGCGAATTCTCGGCAAAGGCGACTGCGCTTTCGATCTCCTTTTCGATCTCCCGGTCGATTGCTTGTGCTGTCCCGTCGTCAAAACCGGCATCCCGGAGAAAACGGGAAACAATAAGCAGTGGATCCCTGGATTTCCAGAACTTCAGCTCTTCAGGGGGCATATAGGTTCCCTTGTCTCGGACATGGTGGCCGTAATGACGGTATGTTTTGGCCTCGATGAGGGAGGGACCTTCCCCGGCGCGCGCTTTCACCACCCCCTCCTGAACCGTCCGGTATACCTCGACTGGATCATTCCCGAATATACTCTTCCGTGCGACTCCGTAGCCGCAGCCCCGCTCTGACAGGTCTGCACAAACAGCGGTCTCCTGAACGGGAGTGGTTGCGGCATAGCAGTTATTCTCGAGCATGAATATGACCGGAAGCCGGTAAATTGCCGCCAGGTTGAGCGATTCGCCGAAGACCCCGTTGTTGGAAGCGCCGTCGCCGAAAAAACATACCACCACACGGTCGGACTTTTCCTGCCGTATCCCCATTCCCACACCCACCGCAAGGGGAATGCCTCCGCCCACTATGCCGTTTGCTCCGATATTCCCGGTGACCCTGTCCGAGATATGCATGGAGCCGCCCCTTCCCCTGGAATAACCGGCGGCTTTTCCGAAAAGCTCCGCCATCATGCGTTTCACATCGGCCCCTTTCGCAATACAGTGGCCGTGGCCGCGATGGGTGGAGACGATATAATCATCGGACCGCAGGGCGGAGCACGCCCCTACCGCCACCGCTTCCTCCCCGATGTAGGAGTGAAAGTACCCGCGTATGAAACCACGACGGTACATTTCCATGCCGGTCTCCTCAAAACGCCGTATCAGACGGATTTTCCGGTACATGGCAATCAAAAGCTCTTTATCAGGCAACAACAGTTCCTTTCATGACTCAATTTTTCTCGAATACCTTTCCGGGTTTTTGCCGAACGAAACCGTCCATTTCAAGGAGGGTAAGCTCGTTCAGAATGTTCTGCACCGGTTCACCGAGCCTGCTGCATAGGGCTTCGACCTGCAGTGGGCCGCTTGCGAGTGATTCAATAATCTTCCCCCCAAGGCCGGGAGGAAGGGGACGTTTCACTGCCTGAGCCACTTTTTTTTCACTGCGCATGTCGGGGGGCAGGGAATGCCCCAGGACACTGATAATATGTTCTATCCTGGAAATAGGATGGGCGCCCCCGGCCAGGAGATTATTGGTTCCCTCGCTGGTCGGGGAATCGGCGTTGCCCGGCACAGTGAACAGCGGACGTTTTGCCCGGAGAGTCAGATCGGCGGTAATAAGCGCCCCGCTTTTCCTGGGGGCTTCCACTACAATCGTGCCCAGTGACAGCCCCACAATCACCGCGTTGCGAGCGGGAAAATTTCCCGGACTGCACTGTGTGCCCATGAGAAAGTGGCTTAAAAGGCAGCCGGAACGGACAATCTCCTCCGATAGTCTCTTGTTTTCCGGCGGGTAGATAATGTCCGCACCGCAGCCGAAAACCGCAGCCGTTTTCCCGTTTTCTTCCAGCGCTGCACGGTGAGCGGCGGAATCGATGCCCGCGGCCATCCCGCTCACCACACAGTACCCGGCATGAGCCGCACCGGAGGCGAGTTTCCCCGTCATCGACACTCCCCAGGAGGATGGTTTTCTCGTCCCGACAAACGCCAGAGCCGGAAGTTGAAGCGCTTTCGTATCTCCGCGAACGAACAGAACAGGCGGCGCCGAAGGAAAAATATTGAGCTGCGGCGGATAATCCGGGTCCTGACGGGTCAGCATGACTGCGCCGACCTTATCCATGATTTTTTTCTGCTCGCCGACCAGTTTCTTACAGTCAAGGGTACGGAGATTCCGGAGCAGCACCGGCCCGATACCCTCAACTGCAAGAAGGTCCCGGTCCGAAGCTAAAAACACGGCTCCGGCAGATCCGAAAATACCCGTCAGTTTGGCGAAGGTCTTAGCTCCGATACCCGGAACGCCAAACAGGGAGAGAATGTCTTCCTGTTCCTCAGTCATAGCAATGATAGAATCCAGAAGTCAGAAGTCAGAATCCAGAATAAAAGAATTCGATTATGTCGTTAAGTAAGCAACATACAGTAAATAAGAGAAATTGAGTGTTCCTGTGTCTTTAAAATCCCCCCTGCCTTCGGCATCCCCCCTTATTAAGGGGGGAATTTAGGGAGAGGGTTCTGTCAAAAACTAATAAATGTTTGCATAGTAATAGGAACAATTTTCTTTTTCCCCCTTAATAAGGGGGGTAGGGGGGATTAATCTTTCGGATGATCACCTTAGCTTACTTAACGACATAACCGAATAAAGAAAAAGAATATCTCTCGCAAAGTTCGCTAGGCTATCTTTTCATCTTTTCTAAAACGCTTCCCAGGCGGTAGACCAGTCCGGCAACTCCCTGGCCTTTCACCGCAGAAATGGCTGCTGCATCCACACCATCGCCAAAATCCGGTATCTTCACCGTCTCGTCGGAAGGGAGAAGATCGATTTTGGTCAGGGAGACAAACTTCGGCTTTTCAACGAATTTTTCGCTGTAAAGATTCAATTCCAGCAGAAGTTTCCGATATTCATCCACCGGGTCTTCATGGGTACAGTCTATCAGGAACAACAGGATTTTCGTCCGCTCGATGTGGCGGAGAAACCGAAGTCCCAATCCCTTACCTTCATGGGCGCCCTCTATGATTCCCGGAATGTCTGCCATGACAAAGCTCTTTCCCTCGCCGTAGGTGACAATCCCCAGTATGGGCAAAAGGGTGGTAAACGGGTAATCCGCAATCTTGGGATGGGCCGAAGAAACCCTGGAAATAAGGGTCGACTTCCCGGCATTGGGAAGCCCCACCAAACCTACATCCGCCAGGAGTTTCAGCTCAAGGAGAATGGTCCGTTCCTCGCCGGGAAACCCCTTGTCTGCACGGCGCGGCGCCTGGTTGGTGGCGGTTGCGAACCGGGCGTTGCCCCGACCGCCGCGTCCCCCTTTTGCAGCCACGATCCGATCCCCCGGCTCAGATAAATCGGCGATGATTTCTCCGGTTGCCTCGTTGCGAGCTATGGTACCCAGGGGAACCGGGATGATTATGCTCTCACCGTTCTGGCCATGTTTTTTCGCTCCCTCTCCATGATTCCCCGATTCGACATGGAAACGCTGGCTGAACTTGTATCGTATAAGGGTATTCTCATTCATATCCACCGCCAGGATCACATCGCCGCCGTCCCCGCCGTCCCCGCCGTCCGGGCCGCCGTGAGGAACAAATTTCTCACGTCGAAAAGAAACCACCCCGTTGCCGCCTGAACCTGCTTTTACAAATATCCGCGCTTCGTCTATAAACATGAGAACTCCCGAAAAATTATTTTTATCGCAGAGACATATTGTGGATATCAAAGAAGGTGAATCTCACTAAAAATTACGATAAATTACTTCGAAGCATGTCTGAACCATGATTCACTTGATTCCATGATTGGCCTGATCTTTAGATTGATTCATCATGGTAATCCGTTAATCCCACAAATCATGGTTCAGACATTTTGGATCCTTCATCCTTATCTTTTCTTCTGACTCCTGTCTCCTGTCTCCTGTTTTCTAATATCCCTGTTTCCGGAAAAACTGCTCCATCGCTTTGTTATAGGCGGCGCTGCCCACCGTATATCCGCCTATCGCAAACCAGGGCACCCAGCCGCGGCGGACCATCTCATCCACGAACTGCCCGGTGAAAATCCACATGAGCATATTGTTCACGATCCCGCCGACAGTGCCTACTTTCTCCGGGAATCCCGGAATCTGCAGGAATCCTCCGCCCTCCGGGCTGAGGTTGTCGATGAACACATCGCTGTAGAACCGAATCTTGAGGGAGTTGGCCGGAGCGATGGCGACCACGAACATTCCCATCTCTCTGGCCTTCTTCGCCTCGTCGATGATTTTCTGGGAATCAGGCTCTATGGTGGCCAGGAGATGTACATCCCCTTTCTTCATGTTTTTCCGGAATGCGTTGGTCATCCTGGGACCCATGGCGATGCCGTTGGATTCACTCTGTACTCCGCCATGGTCGCTGGTGACATGGTAGTATCCCCCGTTGCCGATAAGCTTGGCAACTGTAGCGGCAGTATCGAACATATAATCCTTCTGGAGACGATAGCCTTCATGCAGGCGGCTGAGCACTGTGTCCAGGAATTCGGCGGACTTATCCACCGGCCTGGCATTTTTGTTCTTGAACTTGTTGGCCGTCTCACCCTGGAACATCCAGAAAAGCGAGCAGAGCACACTTGCCGCGCTGGGGCAGAGTTTCATCTCCGGGATTTCCGGGCAGTCTATGATGCCCTGGGTATAAGGAATGTAGCTCTGGAGGATGACGCTGGAAACATCCCCGAGGAGCCAGTCGTTGGGATTGGGATTTACAAAGCCGCGCGGCGCCCATTCGTTGTCTACATAACACACCGGCACTCCGACCACATACACTCCGCTGTCGCGGGCCTTGCGGACGTTCTCGTTGACATAATTGGTCATGAGGACATCGCCCGGTTTCATTTTGTCATAATCGCCGCCGTTCCAGACGGTGCTGCTTTTCAGAATACGGGGATTTCCCTTGTTTTCTTCTTTGAACTCGATGTACCCCATGTGGCCGGCCTGGGCATGCATAAAGACATTTCCGCCCTTCTTGAGCGTTTCGGCCATCCGGGAGGAAATATCCCCGATGAGCTTCATTTCGTTCTGCCGGATGCTCTCCAGCATTTCGGCGATGCGCCCGTAATACTGCTCGCCGAACGCCATGGTATGTCCCCAGTTATACCTGGCACCGGCGCGGTCTGCGGCATCGACAGAGCGTACGCCGCTTCCCATGGCCGCCGCTCCGGCGGCGAGAACGGCGCCGCCTTTGAGTATGTTTCTTCTTGAGAATTTTGGCATTCTATCTCCTCAGGTATGAGCATTTTTCTGAAAGATTGTCTGAACCATGATTCGCATGATTTAACGATTGGCATGATTGTTATACATGACGACATATTTTATTGCATTTCTTTTCAAAAATAGATGCCGAAACGGTTGCTAAAAGATGCGCTGCGCTTGCATCGTTCCCGCGAAGCGGCAACAAGTTCGGCATGACACATGTCATCCTGAACTCGTTTCAGGATCTAAACACTCAAAACATGCGCAATTATTTATGTCGTCATGTATAGATTGATTCATCATGGTAATCCTTTAATCCCAAAAATCATGGTTCAGACAAGCATCTTTTATTCTGTCTCCTGTCTCCTGTTTTTAAAATCCCTGCTTCTGGAAGAACTGCTTTATCGCGTCATCGTATTCCCTGCCGCCGGCTTGATAGAATCCCATCCAGAACCAGGGCACCCACCCGCGGCGCACCATCTCGTCGATGAACTGCCCGGTGAAAATCCACATGAGCATGTTGTTCATGACTCCGTTCACCACGCCCACTTTTTCCGGGAATCCGGGGATTTCCAGAAGCCCGCCGCCTTCCGGCCCAAGGTTGTCGATGAACACGTCGCTGTACCGACGAATCTGGAGGGAGCTTCCCGGAGCGATGGAAACCACGAACATTCCCATATCCTTGGCTTTCTTCGCCTCATCGACTATCCTCTTGGAGTCAGACTCGATGGTGGCCAGGAGATGCACATCACCCTTTTTCGCCTTGCCACGGAAGGCGTTGGTCATCATGGGACCCATGGCTACACCGTTGGCTTCGCTCTGTACTCCGCCATGGTCGCTGGTAACATGGTAGTATCCCCCGTTGCCGATCAGCTTTGCCACTGTTGGCGCGTTATCGAACATGTACTCCTTTTGGAGACGGTATGCTTCATGCAGGCGTCCGAGGACCGTGTTCATGTATTCCGCCGATTTGTCTATCGGTTTCGGGTTCTTTGCTTTGAGCTTGTTGGCCACCTCGCACTGGAACATCCAGAAGATCGAACACACCGAATTGGCCGAGCTGGGACAGATTTTCATCTCGGGAACCTCGGGTATATCAATGATACCCTGGGTATAGGGGATATAACTCTGGAGGATGACGCTGGATGTGTCTCCGAGAAGCCAGTTGTTTGCATTCGGAGTAACAAACCCGCGCGGAGTCCATTCGTTGTCCACATAATTCACGGGGACTCCGACAACATATACTCCGCTGTCACGGGCTTTGCGTACTCTTTCATTGACACTGTTTGTCACCAGCACATCGCCGGATTTCATCTGGTCAAAATTGATGCTCTTGGGATTGCTCTTGAAAATCTTCGGATTCCCCCTGTTTTCTTCCAGGCACTCGATGTTTCCCATGTGCCCCACGTAAGCGTCGTACCAGACATTACCGCCTTTTTTGATGGCATCTGCCATACGGCTGGAAAGCTCTCCTATCAGATTCATCTCGTTGCGCTGGATGTTCTCAAGGATTTCGGAGATACGGACATAGTACTGCTCCCCGAAGTCCATGGTATGCCCCCAGTTGTACTTCGATCCGGCGCGGTCGGCGGCATCGACATACCTTACTCCCGTACCCAAAGCGGCGGTTCCAGCGGCAATCATTGCGCCGCTCTTCAAAACGTTTCTCCTGGAAATTCGAACCATGATGTTCCTCCTTTGATATTTGTGTGTGGTGTTACAGATAATGTAACTCTATACTCTAAAAGATGCCGAAACAAGTTCGGCATGACATCGCCTTTTCTAAAACAATGTACCTTCCACACTCTGGCGGGTTAATTTGGCATAGTTGAGCATCTCCTGAATTGAAGCACCCTTATTATACAAACTATCGAACGTATTTTGTCCCACTAAAGTATATATCCATATCCGTTTGTCACGGGCTTCTGGATTGCACTCATTAATTTTCTTTATCCAATCCAGCGCCCCCTTTTCTTTCTGGCGAACATTTTCATCCCGTACATCTTTCTGCGCTTTTGTTTCAACCAGAAATATAGTGTCATTTGTTTTTACCATGAAATCGGGAAAGTAGAAAGAAAGAATGCCGTCATTCCTAATATAATTCAGGTG from the Candidatus Latescibacter sp. genome contains:
- a CDS encoding alpha-ketoacid dehydrogenase subunit beta, producing the protein MPRKLLYREALNEAIREEMRRDDRVFILGQGIAVRGGSYGVTRTLLEEFGPGRVIDTPIAEASVTGMAVGAAIQGKRPIVEIMSIDFTTLALDMMVNQAAKYPFITGGKVPLVFRTQGGADHGLSIQHSQSLEAFFYHIPGLKVVMPSTPRDAKGLLKTAIRDDSPVVFIEHKLLYETEGEVPEEDYTIPFGEAALRREGTDCTLVSYSLMALKSLEAAEILAHEGISCDVLDLRTLVPLDRKAILDSVKKTGRLVVVNEAVKRGSVASDIAAFAAEEAFMYLKAPIMRVSGKITPIPYNAALENACVPDAGEIVAAVKKLMEYRSEP
- the dprA gene encoding DNA-processing protein DprA produces the protein MTEEQEDILSLFGVPGIGAKTFAKLTGIFGSAGAVFLASDRDLLAVEGIGPVLLRNLRTLDCKKLVGEQKKIMDKVGAVMLTRQDPDYPPQLNIFPSAPPVLFVRGDTKALQLPALAFVGTRKPSSWGVSMTGKLASGAAHAGYCVVSGMAAGIDSAAHRAALEENGKTAAVFGCGADIIYPPENKRLSEEIVRSGCLLSHFLMGTQCSPGNFPARNAVIVGLSLGTIVVEAPRKSGALITADLTLRAKRPLFTVPGNADSPTSEGTNNLLAGGAHPISRIEHIISVLGHSLPPDMRSEKKVAQAVKRPLPPGLGGKIIESLASGPLQVEALCSRLGEPVQNILNELTLLEMDGFVRQKPGKVFEKN
- the obgE gene encoding GTPase ObgE, with amino-acid sequence MFIDEARIFVKAGSGGNGVVSFRREKFVPHGGPDGGDGGDGGDVILAVDMNENTLIRYKFSQRFHVESGNHGEGAKKHGQNGESIIIPVPLGTIARNEATGEIIADLSEPGDRIVAAKGGRGGRGNARFATATNQAPRRADKGFPGEERTILLELKLLADVGLVGLPNAGKSTLISRVSSAHPKIADYPFTTLLPILGIVTYGEGKSFVMADIPGIIEGAHEGKGLGLRFLRHIERTKILLFLIDCTHEDPVDEYRKLLLELNLYSEKFVEKPKFVSLTKIDLLPSDETVKIPDFGDGVDAAAISAVKGQGVAGLVYRLGSVLEKMKR
- a CDS encoding twin-arginine translocation signal domain-containing protein: MPKFSRRNILKGGAVLAAGAAAMGSGVRSVDAADRAGARYNWGHTMAFGEQYYGRIAEMLESIRQNEMKLIGDISSRMAETLKKGGNVFMHAQAGHMGYIEFKEENKGNPRILKSSTVWNGGDYDKMKPGDVLMTNYVNENVRKARDSGVYVVGVPVCYVDNEWAPRGFVNPNPNDWLLGDVSSVILQSYIPYTQGIIDCPEIPEMKLCPSAASVLCSLFWMFQGETANKFKNKNARPVDKSAEFLDTVLSRLHEGYRLQKDYMFDTAATVAKLIGNGGYYHVTSDHGGVQSESNGIAMGPRMTNAFRKNMKKGDVHLLATIEPDSQKIIDEAKKAREMGMFVVAIAPANSLKIRFYSDVFIDNLSPEGGGFLQIPGFPEKVGTVGGIVNNMLMWIFTGQFVDEMVRRGWVPWFAIGGYTVGSAAYNKAMEQFFRKQGY
- a CDS encoding thiamine pyrophosphate-dependent dehydrogenase E1 component subunit alpha; translated protein: MPDKELLIAMYRKIRLIRRFEETGMEMYRRGFIRGYFHSYIGEEAVAVGACSALRSDDYIVSTHRGHGHCIAKGADVKRMMAELFGKAAGYSRGRGGSMHISDRVTGNIGANGIVGGGIPLAVGVGMGIRQEKSDRVVVCFFGDGASNNGVFGESLNLAAIYRLPVIFMLENNCYAATTPVQETAVCADLSERGCGYGVARKSIFGNDPVEVYRTVQEGVVKARAGEGPSLIEAKTYRHYGHHVRDKGTYMPPEELKFWKSRDPLLIVSRFLRDAGFDDGTAQAIDREIEKEIESAVAFAENSPEPPVDEFLREIQIYE